From the Devosia sp. FJ2-5-3 genome, the window AGGGGTGGGCCGATAAGGGGCGCACAAAAGCTTGCGGTCGTTTCATTCTGCCATCACCATCATTGATGGGAGAATTTTCCGCTGGGCCGGATGCAAAAGCAGGAGGGCGGTCTTGTTAATCTCGACTTGGAAGATAGGGTCTAGGCACTTCCGGCGGGGCCTGTTCCGCCGGGTCTTGACCAGAGTTCGAAACCGAGTGCCCGCATGGACGTAAGCGTACAAAATGTTCGCAAGGAATTTGACCGGTTTCCGGCACTGCATGATGTCTCGCTGGACATTCGCTCGGGCGAACTGATTGCCTTGCTGGGGCCTTCCGGCTCAGGCAAGACCACGCTGCTGCGGCTGATTGCCGGGCTGGAAGCGCCGACGGCGGGCAAGATTTTTTTCGGCCACGAGGACGCTTCGGACAAGAGCGTGCAGGAGCGCAATATCGGCTTCGTGTTCCAGCATTATGCGCTGTTCCGGCATATGACGATTCTGGAAAACGTGTCGTTCGGGCTGAAGGTGCGTCCAAAGGCGCTGCGGCCGGCAGCGGGTGAAATTCGTCGCCGGGCGCTGGAATTGCTCGATCTCGTGCAACTGTCCGGCCTTGAAAAACGCTATCCCAACCAGCTTTCGGGCGGGCAGAGGCAGCGCGTCGCCTTGGCGCGGGCGCTGGCGATCGAGCCGCGCGTCCTGCTGCTGGACGAGCCTTTCGGGGCGCTCGACGCGCAGGTGCGCCGGGATCTGCGCAA encodes:
- a CDS encoding sulfate/molybdate ABC transporter ATP-binding protein, encoding MDVSVQNVRKEFDRFPALHDVSLDIRSGELIALLGPSGSGKTTLLRLIAGLEAPTAGKIFFGHEDASDKSVQERNIGFVFQHYALFRHMTILENVSFGLKVRPKALRPAAGEIRRRALELLDLVQLSGLEKRYPNQLSGGQRQRVALARALAIEPRVLLLDEPFGALDAQVRRDLRKWLREIHDRTGHTTVFVTHDQEEALELSDRLCVMSQGRIEQVGTPDDVYDNPQSPFVFGFIGESSALPVRVSNGEFWLDDRPIGVAAKDQPDGQAHLYFRPHDVELIEGGPGLAGVVATSRRVGGTRRVELDVGGGKHRVEIDLPFDHPAGERSQIAFRPKRWRVFPPR